TAAAGGCGACGGGCAGCGTGGAATTCAGCTCAATCGTCGTCTTCAGCAAGTCCTCATCCGTTCCAATTTTTTCGCCATCCATTGCCAGGATTTTGGCCAAACGGTCGGCCACCTGCTCCTCGTCAATATCCTGGCCCTGCTCCTCCACATATGTGATCGAGTAGACAGGCTTATTGGAGACGAGCACCACTCCGTTTTTATCCAGAATCCGACCGCGCGGGGCAGAGATGGGAAGCTCGCGAATGCTGTATTTCTCCAGTTGATGGCGGTATTGCTCTCCTTCGACGAGCTGGACGTAGGCCAGGCGCAGAATGATCGCAACAAAAAATAGAAATACGATGATAAAGAGGATGTTTAATCGCGCCGGTATATGAGATTTCAGCTCCTTCTTTTCCTCCACGACAACTCTCCTCCTTCCCGAAAGAATCAAGATTCTGGCGGTTTACTCCAGGGGAACATCCCGCTTTTCATTCACGGCCTGGCACAAGTTTTTCAGCGGTGCGTAGACCAAGAGGGCAAACAGCAGATTGAGCCCGACTGTCGGCAGGATTTGCCAATGGAGCATCCAGCGGACATCTACGGGAGCCGTCGAAAACAGGCGATGAACACTGTACAGCAGCCATTCATGACCGAACAGGATCAGACTGCAGGTGACGAGCACCATCGCAAAGCCGCGCTGAAACAGGATGACGATCAGCCCCGCAAAATAACTGGCGACCATCATCGTCATCATGTAGAGTCCGACGACCTGCCCGTACAAGAGGTCGTGCAACAGGCCGATCGCCAGGCCGTAGTACAACCCCTCCCGCCTGCCCAGAAACATCGAAATCAAAAGCGTTCCAACAAGTGCAAAGCGGGGTACTGTCAACCAGGACAGACCCCAAGCAGAAGGTGACACAAACTGAATCACAGTTCCCTCTAGCAGAAAAAGCAAGAGCAGCGTCAGTGTCAGCAAAAAGCGCGACATTTATTGCCCACCCCCAGGCGTTTGGGTCGGCTGCCCGGTAGGAACCAATTCGCCCGCCGGGGAGAACGTAAAGCCCCGCTCTACGACCATAACTTCATTTAACTGGGAGAAGTCGGCGCTCGGCTGAATGTAAGCCGTCTGCGTCAAACCGTAGTCATCCGGCTCGGCCTTCACGATGTATCCGATCGGCAGATTGCGCGGAATCACGCCTCCCAGTCCGGAAGACACGACTTGTTGATTT
This sequence is a window from Brevibacillus composti. Protein-coding genes within it:
- the mreD gene encoding rod shape-determining protein MreD, translated to MSRFLLTLTLLLLFLLEGTVIQFVSPSAWGLSWLTVPRFALVGTLLISMFLGRREGLYYGLAIGLLHDLLYGQVVGLYMMTMMVASYFAGLIVILFQRGFAMVLVTCSLILFGHEWLLYSVHRLFSTAPVDVRWMLHWQILPTVGLNLLFALLVYAPLKNLCQAVNEKRDVPLE